The segment GCAGATCCGGATTTTAGAGATCTATGCAAACCGTGAAGCTTATGAAGCACATTTAAAAACACCCCATTTTCAGAAATACAAAACAACCACGTTGAAAATGGTAAAGTCGTTGAAACTAATAGACATGAATAATATCGATTCAGAAACGATGGTTGATATCTTTCGTAAAATAAAACAATAGCAGTTCTACCGTACTGAATTCATCATTTTTAAAGTCATTCAAAATGGAAAAGTTCAAAACCGATAATAGCAGAAGAGCATTTTTAAAATCATCTTTCCTTGCAGGTGGTGGATTGATGATCAGTTTCAGTGGATTGGCAGAGTTCAGTCTGGAGAATAAAATAAATCCGGCCGATCTGCCTGCTGAATGGCATGAGCTCACAGGTTATATCAAAATCACTTCCGATAACATCATCAAAATATTCAACCCCAATCCTGAGTTTGGACAAAATGTGATGACATCACTTCCGATGATTGTTGCGGAAGAGTTAGATGTAGATTGGAAAAAAGTACAAGTGGAAATGGGGCCGCACGACAATGTGAAACTTGGGCCACAATTTACAGGCGGCAGTAATTCCGTTCGCATGTATTGGAAACCATTGCGTGATGCAGGTGCAGCTGCACGCAGTATGTTGTTAACGGCAGCAGCTCAAACATGGAATGTTCCGGTAGAAGAACTTACAACGAAAGCTGGCATGATCCATCATGAAAAATCAGGTAAGTCAGGAACTTATGGTGAGTTTGCATCGAAAGCTGCAGGTATTCCTATTCCAAAAGATATCAAGCTGAAAGATGTAAAGAATTTTACTGTCGTAAGAAACTCACAGAAGAATGTTGAAGGACAGAAAATTGTAACCGGCAAACCATTGTTTGGATTAGACTATACACAGGAAGGAACATTGATTGCGATGATTCATCACCCTCCTGCATTTGGTATGAAAGTAAAATCGTTTGATGCAAGTGAAACATTGAAAATGCCCGGCATCAAAGATGTGTTTACGTTGAAGTTGTATGAAGATGGATACGAACAGGCTGGTTTCGATACACGTACATTCAACGATTTGCTGGTGGTAGTTGGTAAAACAACATGGGAAGTGATGAATGCACGCAAGAAATTAAAAGTAACCTGGGAACCGAAAGGAGATACAAAAGATTATATGGCAGGCAGGGGCGGAAAGAGAGAAGTAGTTGTGCCGGGTGCATTGGAAAGCACAGCAACACATCTTGCAAAAATGAAAGAGTATGCAAGTAAGCCTGCACAACTGTTACGTAAAGATGGTGATCCTGAAACAGCATTTAAAAATGCAGCGAAGGTGATTGAGCGAACTTACAACGCACCATTTCTGGCACACAATTGTATGGAGCCAATGAATTGCTTTGCACATGTTACAGATGAGAAAGCATTGATCGTTGGGCCACACCAGGCTGCCGGTTGGATTGAACCGACTTTATCAAAAGCATTGAACATGCCTGCAGATAAAATCGAAATTCAGATCACACGTATGGGTGGTGGTTTTGGTTTACGGGCATACGGGCATACGTTTACAGAAGCCGCACTTATTTCCAAAAAAGTAAAAGCGCCAGTGAAACTGGTGTACAGCAGGGAAGATGATATGACCTATGGTATTTATCGCCCGATGTACACTGCTACCTACCGTGCAGCATTTGATGCCAATAAAAACCTACTTGCGTTTCATGTAAAAGGTGGTGGTATTCCGGAACATCCTGTCCATGCAAACAGGTTTCCAGCAGGAGCAGTTGATAACTATTTAGCAGAGAGTTGGGAAATACCTTCCAATATTACCATTGGTGCGTTTCGTGCGCCACGTTCTAATTTCAATGCAGCTGCTGAACAATCATTCTTGGATGAAGTTGCTGAATACGTTGGGAAAGACCCCATTGAATTTCGATTGGAATTATTGAAGCGGGCGAAAGAAAATCCGGTTGGAAAAAATAATGAATACGATGCAGACCGATATGCGGGTGTATTGAAACTGGTGAAAGAAAAATCGGGATGGGGCAGTGCAGAGAACAAACAATACAGTCGTGGTGTGGCTGCTTATTTCTGTCACAACTCGTATGCAGCACATGTAGTTGACGTTATAAAGAAAGATGGACAGCCATTTGTTGAACGTGTTACAAGTGCAGTTGATTGCGGTATTGTGATCAATCCGGATGCTGCCGCTAATATGGTACAGGGATGTGTGGTGGATGGCATTGGTAATGCATTGTATGGTGAACTGACTTTTAAAGATGGTGTTCCGGAGAAAAATAATTTCACCCGTTACCGAATGATCCGCCATCGGGAAGCACCAAAGAAGATCGATGTGCATTTTGTACAGAATGACATTAATCCAACAGGTTTAGGTGAACCACCTTTCCCGCCAATCTTTGCAGCAGTAGCCAATGCATTATATAAAAGTGAAAAGAAGCGATTTTACAATCAGCCTTTTTCAACTGAACTTCAAAAGAAATCATAAGTGGGTTTGATAGACTTAAATAAAATGTGAGCGGAATATGAAATTGATACTTGTAACTTTTGTACTGTCAACATTAGCAATAACCTTGCTTTCGTTTAATCAGACTTTTGATTTAAAAGCGAGTGTGCAACGTGGTAAAACAGTTTATGAAACGAATTGTATGTCTTGCCATATGCCCGAAGGAACCGGACTTGAAGGTGCGTTTCCTCCTTTAGCCAAATCAAAAAATCTGGCTGATAAAAATCGCCTGATCAAAGTAATCCTTCAAGGAATGAGAGGTCCGGTGAAAGTGAATGGAGTTGATTATAATAGTGAAATGGCAGGTATCAGTCTCACCAATGCACAGGCTGCCGATGTTGCAAATTATATCCGTAATTCATGGGGCAATAAATATCCTGCTGTTTTGCCGAAAGATATTCAGCCGGGTTTAAAAGCAGTTTCAAAAGGATATCAGAAATATTAAGGGGAAATTTGTAAAACACAAATTTGTTTCATTATTGCATGACGAAAGAGATCAATGAAATAATTGCAGCATATAAAAAAGCAACGCAGAAAGGAATGAAGACTGCGTTGGCAACGGTTGTATATGTAGAAGGATCTTCATACAGAAGGCCCGGTGCACGCATGCTCGTGGAAGAAGATGGACGGATGACCGGAGTCATCAGCGGAGGATGCCTGGAAGGAGATGCATTACGAAAAGCACTGCTGGCCATTCATCAAGATCAAAACAAACTCGTTACCTACAACTCGATGGATGAAGAAGATGTTGAGTTTGGTGTACAGCTCGGCTGTAATGGTATTGTACATATTTTATTTGAGCCGATTGATGCGGCGGATGAAAATAATCCCATTGAATTGTTGGAGCGTTCGCAGTTGTACAGAAGAGAAACAGTTTTAGTGACATTGTTTTCATTACACAATTTTCATGGTCATCAACCAGGTACTTGTTTTTTTCTTGATCAAGAAAGTTCGTACAGCAAATTAGATGAAGCCGGATTAAAAGCCTTAGTGCATGAAGATGCATCTACAGTGTTGAATGCAGGTTCATCATTCATCAAAGAATACAGTGCGTTTGAATTGACTGCCTTTGTTGAATTGCTGCAGCCCTCCATTTCATTGATCATTGTTGGTGCAGGCAATGACGCATTTCCTTTAGTTGAAATGACGAAGGTGTTGGGTTGGCAGATAACAGTTGCAGACGGACGATCAACACATGCGAATGCACAACGTTTTCCTGACGTACATCAACTGCTTACAGGAAAACCGGAGGAGATATTCAAACAACTTGCCATTGATGAATGGACAGTGTTTTTGTTGATGACACACAATTACAAGTATGATTTGGCCATGATGAAACTGTTGTTGCAAATCAACTGCAGATACATAGGAAC is part of the Lacibacter sediminis genome and harbors:
- a CDS encoding xanthine dehydrogenase family protein molybdopterin-binding subunit; this translates as MEKFKTDNSRRAFLKSSFLAGGGLMISFSGLAEFSLENKINPADLPAEWHELTGYIKITSDNIIKIFNPNPEFGQNVMTSLPMIVAEELDVDWKKVQVEMGPHDNVKLGPQFTGGSNSVRMYWKPLRDAGAAARSMLLTAAAQTWNVPVEELTTKAGMIHHEKSGKSGTYGEFASKAAGIPIPKDIKLKDVKNFTVVRNSQKNVEGQKIVTGKPLFGLDYTQEGTLIAMIHHPPAFGMKVKSFDASETLKMPGIKDVFTLKLYEDGYEQAGFDTRTFNDLLVVVGKTTWEVMNARKKLKVTWEPKGDTKDYMAGRGGKREVVVPGALESTATHLAKMKEYASKPAQLLRKDGDPETAFKNAAKVIERTYNAPFLAHNCMEPMNCFAHVTDEKALIVGPHQAAGWIEPTLSKALNMPADKIEIQITRMGGGFGLRAYGHTFTEAALISKKVKAPVKLVYSREDDMTYGIYRPMYTATYRAAFDANKNLLAFHVKGGGIPEHPVHANRFPAGAVDNYLAESWEIPSNITIGAFRAPRSNFNAAAEQSFLDEVAEYVGKDPIEFRLELLKRAKENPVGKNNEYDADRYAGVLKLVKEKSGWGSAENKQYSRGVAAYFCHNSYAAHVVDVIKKDGQPFVERVTSAVDCGIVINPDAAANMVQGCVVDGIGNALYGELTFKDGVPEKNNFTRYRMIRHREAPKKIDVHFVQNDINPTGLGEPPFPPIFAAVANALYKSEKKRFYNQPFSTELQKKS
- a CDS encoding c-type cytochrome, producing the protein MKLILVTFVLSTLAITLLSFNQTFDLKASVQRGKTVYETNCMSCHMPEGTGLEGAFPPLAKSKNLADKNRLIKVILQGMRGPVKVNGVDYNSEMAGISLTNAQAADVANYIRNSWGNKYPAVLPKDIQPGLKAVSKGYQKY
- a CDS encoding XdhC family protein codes for the protein MTKEINEIIAAYKKATQKGMKTALATVVYVEGSSYRRPGARMLVEEDGRMTGVISGGCLEGDALRKALLAIHQDQNKLVTYNSMDEEDVEFGVQLGCNGIVHILFEPIDAADENNPIELLERSQLYRRETVLVTLFSLHNFHGHQPGTCFFLDQESSYSKLDEAGLKALVHEDASTVLNAGSSFIKEYSAFELTAFVELLQPSISLIIVGAGNDAFPLVEMTKVLGWQITVADGRSTHANAQRFPDVHQLLTGKPEEIFKQLAIDEWTVFLLMTHNYKYDLAMMKLLLQINCRYIGTLGPKKRLERMFDELKDEGITVTDEQRATIHGPIGLDIGAETAEEIALSVLAEIKAVFAERTGGFLKNRSVSIHTRNELELQKLSSNGR